The following DNA comes from Oncorhynchus clarkii lewisi isolate Uvic-CL-2024 chromosome 22, UVic_Ocla_1.0, whole genome shotgun sequence.
GTCCTCCTCGCCGTGCTCCTCGTTGCGGGAGTCTGATTACGAGGTCTCCTGCAGCGAGAGCGGGGACAGCAGCGACAGTGTCAACCCCTCGGCCTCGGGTACCTTCACCCGTGAGTCACCTGGctcccacacacacaagcacacacacacatgcacatacacacacactgctctctcccaCTACAGTCAACGAAACACTCAAAACACTACAAAACACTCATTGATATGCTCAACACTGACACAGTGTCGAAAGAACAAACAAATAGCTACATTCATTGTTCATATTGTACATTAGTGAAAGAGACATTCGTTTTTTAATCAAGCATGTGTCATTCAGATGTTACTAATCCATCATAACGTTGCTTTTGTAATGGATGTTGAGTGTGTTAGGAAACCTATTGTCAATAATAACTTGTGATGACTGATATTCTGAGTTCTGAAGCCAAAACCAACCCATGGCCAGTAGGAATATAATTCCGATAACACAGTTGAACTGGTAATGGTAATGATTGCAAAGAGACACTCTCTGTTAAGCATTAACAATTTAGATTTTATTAGGTTTTTGTAATACAAGTAAATGGTTTAATTTGTCAAAAATAATTTAGGTTAAAAAAATCTCACATGTATAGTCAAATTTGATGTTTGAAAACATACGTTTTTGTATGTTTACCATGCTATGAACAGATGTTGATCAATTTCTTTCATAGCCACTTCTTATGAACATTTGTCATTTATTAATTCAAAGTGTGTGCTTCTGTGATGCTCAGAGGCTGAGAAATTGGTGACTGAGCTAATCTGACATAACGGTAGGACCTAAGATGGCCACCAATATGGGCAATATATGGGCCTATTGATTTTTTTTATAGTGGCTGCCATGCCCCCCATGGGCCAAATCTGGGGTGGCTCCATATCTATATATTTTCAGGGTACACACcgtgcactatatatacaaaagtatgtggacaccccttaaagttagtggatttggctatttcagccacacccgttgctgacatgtgtataaaatCACTGTGGCACTGATGGCGCCACTGATAAAAATAACTGTGTATTAGATTACCTGTATCTTTCTATGAGCAGATACGATGTTATTCGTAGGAAAATTTGGAAAATTTGGTAGATGATTCCTCAGGGGACAGATCTATGTTGTGTTTGGTGACAGATGCATAGGAGGACCAGGAGGACGCTACTCTCAGCTCTAGTCTGCACTATGCAGCACAACACATGGCTCCCCCAGCTTCTCCCCACTAAAGAGGTGCCACAATGTATCAGGCTTGCTCCTGAGATGTACAGTAGCATTGTCTCCTGGGGAATACAGAACAAACCTGTCTTGGGTCACGTTAGTGTTGAAGAAATAACCCAGCTCCTCTCCTGGTGTGATTGCTTTTAGTGAAGCAGCCTTGGAATTGTGAGGTCTTTGAAAAGGGCTACTATGTATTCTCAAAGATACATTTTTAGAAATGGTTGAGGCAACCCTAATCGAAAATGGACAAGAAAACGGAAGAAATACAGAGAAATATACAACTATGTTAGGTATTGCAAGCTTTCGAAACAAAGACAGCCACAAAGACAGTATGTATAacctcccagtaatttattgggtaaaaaaaacaccaacgtttcgacatcactgtgccttcttcagggtgcaAGCTTGAAAACCATGTGGATACCCGAAACAACAACTTATAAACCTTTTTTCAAGACAACAAAGAAAAATTCCAATCGTGAAGCCCAGACTGGTATTGCCATGTTGTTAATGAAGACATTGTCCTTATGGCACAGAGTGGAAAGCTACACCAACCAGATGGTCCCCATTTGTCCTGTTTGTCTGACCTCAAGTGACCGCTGGGAAAGTGACTCTACATCCAGGCCTGGAAGGGGGATTATTTATGCTCTCAGTCTTTGCTTTCcttttttccctctccctccctccctccctccctccctccctccctccctccctccctccctccctgcctctcataGAACTGCCCTTAAAAAGCCACAAGTAGGATCGACATGCCAAATGGCAGCGTTGGGATGATGAAACACTGCTTTACTAAACTGGGTTGAGTTAAGGCTTTTTATTGTTGTCTGAGAGCTAGCAAAATTACTCCTGAGGTTCTAGGGTCATGaaaagtcaaataaaaaatagGTTTTCAAATCATGCAAATAGTAAGTAAGCACAGAATAGAAAGGTTTGGCTACACATCTACACCATTGAGAGCGCATCACAGACAGCAAAAACATACAACACTTTCCTATGTACATTATGCAGTTTTAAATAGGTGCATTTCCTTGAAACAGTGTCCTTGTTCTTGTATGCTGTAATGATGGTTAAATTTAGCTTTTTGTCATACTGGTGGTTCCACCACATGGAACTGGTTCATCTTTCATTCATGTATGAACAAATAACCCTGCTTCCCCCTGTTATTCATGTATGAGTAGGCCAGCTATCGCTGCTTTTTAACGTTCCTTTCACCATCCACTTCTTCTGTTGTCATTTGGTCCTCTAGCTGACTCCATACTGAAGCGAGAGAAGCGTGTGAGGACGAGGAGGGTGCACTTTGAGAACGTGACGGTGTACTACTTCAGCCGGCGCCAGGGTTTCACCAGTGTGCCCAGTCAGGGAGGCAGTACGCTGGGCATGTCCAACAGACACAGCTGTGTCAGGCAGTTCTCCCTGGGAGAGTTTGCCCTGGAGCAGGAGAGGATCCACAGAGACATGCTCCGAGATCATCTGAAGGAGGAGAAGATCAACTCCATTAAACTCAAGGTATTGAAGGAAAAGGAAGCTACTGAGCTAATGAAATGTACTGCACACAGGGAGATGACATAATGCATCGTGATAAACAGACGGTACTCCATGCACAGTTGTGACATAGCATATACTCGTAGAAATCCAGAACGTGTTTTCAACGGCTAACTCTGTATCCTCTTTTGAGCTGCAGCATGGCATTTGTTTCAGGCTGGTTGCTTACTCTTCAAACCGGACTGAATTTGAATCCCTCTCGTTGGTTTTCAGCTGACTAAGAACGGTACAGTGGAGTCGGAGGAGGCCAACACGCTCACGGCTGAGGACATCTCTGACGATGACATTGATCTGGAAAACACGGAGGTGGACGAGTACTTCTTCCTCCAGCCCCTCACCACGAAGAAGCGCCGGGCTCTGCTGCGGACCTCGGGGGTGAAGAAGATTGACGTGGAGGAGAAGCACGAGCTGCGGGCCATCCGGCTGTCCAGGGAGGACTGTGGCTGCGACTGCAGAGTGTTCTGTGACCCAGAGACATGTGCGTGCAGCGTAGCAGGAATCAAATGTCAGGTAAATCTCTGGGTAGTCTGACCCAGACATACTGACACTGATGAATCGTTAAGTGATCAAATATTTTCGACGCTGTAGATGAAAGCACTGCATTATTGAAAAAGCATTATATAATTACAGTTGCTTATCTGATATTGCCAAAAGGATTACACTAATTTGTCTATTACGTGCAAACTGCAGAATATATGGTCATATAACCCAATGTGGTCCAATCTACAGGTGGACCGCATGTCTTTTCCCTGTGGCTGTACCAAGGAGGGGTGTAGCAACGCGGCCGGCCGGGTGGAATTTAACCCCATCCGTGTACGGACCCACTTCCTGCACACCATCATGAAGCTAGAGCTGGAGAAAAGCCgtgagcagcagcaggcctccCCTGCCAATGGTTACCATGGCGAAAGCAACGGCCACAGCCACGGCAACCCGCTGGTCCAGACCCAACATAGTCTGGAGTACTCTTTGACAGacccaacacttcaacagtctgccATCATGCATCTCCAGACAGCTGACAACATGGAAGAGCCTCTAGATGATGAGGATGAGGACGATGAGGAgaatgaggaggatgaggaggacgaAGAGGACAACAGCAGTTTATGCAGCGGACTGTCTGACTCCAGCACTCAGAGCTTGGCTAACAGTgactctgaggaagaggaggaggatgaggaggagaagtcGGAGGACTTTGAGGATGGTGTGAGCACGCCGCCTGTGTCCCACACAGATGTTGTTCCCctgtcctctgtgttgtgttaCTCTGATGGCACCTTGCCACAGGACAACCACATTGAAAAGCACATGAATGGAAACTCTTATTTACTCAGCTCCCAAGCCGAGTATTATCAGCAGGAGAACCCCAGTGCTGTTGCCTCTGCCAACGGGACGGCCAGCCAACCCAATGAAACTTACGGAGAGGCCTTATCATTCCCACACCCAGTTAGCACTAGCAACGGGGCCATGCCACAAGGACCATTCAACATGGCCGCCGACAAGGCAGAGCAGTACACAGACTACCCCCACCAGGCTGAGGAACAGTACACCAATCAACACTTTACCCTGACCAACGGCAGAGCAGCAACCACTGCCATGGGCTGCTGCACACCTGACCTGGAAAACAACATGGTCCAATCTAAAGGAACATTCCCTGAGCAGCCTGGGGGCATTAGCCAGATGGagttccacaacaactacctgaaCAATAAGAGCTCCCAGGAAGGCTACGGTAGTAATGGTAAGTGTTTTGTAGCAGAGCAGCCAAAGGAAGTGTCTAGTGCTAATGATTTGTCTGAAGGGCCTTCTCTAGCAGACAGTACAAAGACACCTGCATTTGCAGAGAAT
Coding sequences within:
- the LOC139380182 gene encoding cysteine/serine-rich nuclear protein 3, giving the protein MSGILKRRFEEVSSSPCSSLRESDYEVSCSESGDSSDSVNPSASGTFTPDSILKREKRVRTRRVHFENVTVYYFSRRQGFTSVPSQGGSTLGMSNRHSCVRQFSLGEFALEQERIHRDMLRDHLKEEKINSIKLKLTKNGTVESEEANTLTAEDISDDDIDLENTEVDEYFFLQPLTTKKRRALLRTSGVKKIDVEEKHELRAIRLSREDCGCDCRVFCDPETCACSVAGIKCQVDRMSFPCGCTKEGCSNAAGRVEFNPIRVRTHFLHTIMKLELEKSREQQQASPANGYHGESNGHSHGNPLVQTQHSLEYSLTDPTLQQSAIMHLQTADNMEEPLDDEDEDDEENEEDEEDEEDNSSLCSGLSDSSTQSLANSDSEEEEEDEEEKSEDFEDGVSTPPVSHTDVVPLSSVLCYSDGTLPQDNHIEKHMNGNSYLLSSQAEYYQQENPSAVASANGTASQPNETYGEALSFPHPVSTSNGAMPQGPFNMAADKAEQYTDYPHQAEEQYTNQHFTLTNGRAATTAMGCCTPDLENNMVQSKGTFPEQPGGISQMEFHNNYLNNKSSQEGYGSNGKCFVAEQPKEVSSANDLSEGPSLADSTKTPAFAENLPQGAPV